The stretch of DNA GCACTAGCCTGGCCAATCTAGTGGTACAATAGGGATCCCCTAAAAGTTCTCAGGGTGTGGCTTAATGCTGGAGGCAGAGTTCTGAAGGGGAGCCTTggaccagctctgccactgcctccctGAGCGATGCTGGGCAAGTTACTTCACTGccaagtgcctcagtttccccatctgtgaactGGGAGCAGGACCGACTTCGGAGGGGTTGCTGTGAACTGGTGGTTGGAGAGCGCTCTGCTGTCCTCCCGGGAGAGGAGCTGGAGAGAAATGTGtcggggctgagagctggggagtggggaaaggtGTTGATCAGGACTTAGGGTTTCCAGAGTGGACACAGAGCGAGGATTTGAGAaatggagccctgggctgggctgcaaaGTGACCCCAACGTAAGGACGTGGGGATGGAGATGGTTTTGGATAAGAGACACTGGGATCAGTTTAAAACTCACTGGCTTAATTCAGACTGAGGCTAGTTGAAAGGAATTTCAGACTCTCTCCTTCAAGGGCTGGAAAGGCAGCATGACCCCAGGGCCACTGGCTTGGGCCTCAGGGGAAGACCTGGGTTCTGTTCGGGGCTCTGCCACTGATCCACTggctgaccttgggcaaatcccaTCCCCAGTCTGTTCTTCGGTTCCGCTGTGCCTGTGACCTTtgaggctgctgctgtctctCAGGCTGTGTCAACACGAGGCCAGAAGATCGCCTGctgagggtcgatcttctggggtccAATGTCATACGTCTGGTTAGGacgcatgaaattgacctctcggGTCCCAGTTTACCCCTTGTGAgaggcaaggagtaagggaggtttcTCCGGCTGACCTCCTGCAGCAAGGCCGGCCAGGGAGGGTGAGTTCAGGTACGCTGAGTCTAGCTGTGCAGCTGCCATAGCTAGAGCTCtgtatctacagtcgactttctttgctcagtgtagacatagcgtcaCTGTGTCTCCGTACAGCACCTAGTGCAGCAGGGCCCCGCTCTCAGCTAGGGCTTCAGGGTGCCACTCGAggtccctctaatgttttccatcggggcagaaaaaatgttatgtgcaccaagtcatgccctgatgtgcaccaccagttgaaacaccctcaggcagctgtgggtgctcggctaatcagctgggtgacctgtgactctctcctgggcggtcgcccaagtgctcagcttacagggaacacaggtgccacTTCCAGCCTGGGCTACCAGCTGTTTTTTTGGTGCTCAGCAGTTCTGACCCCctggtcccaggttcaagccctgCTGCCATGGACCTGCCTGTAGGGCAGGCGACAAGCACCCAGGAGTGCTGCTCACAGCTGCCTGTCTTCTCTTGACCCCGCAGCTCTCCGCAGCCCCCTGAGCGTGCCCAGCACCTACACGTCCTCCTTCGGGATGGTGCCCCACGCCACCATCAACGGCGAGCTCGCTGCCCCCAGCACGTACGTGAGCATCCACCTCTCTCCGCAAGTCAGCGGGACGGTGATGTACGGGCGGTCTCCCCTGGTGAGTTGTGGGCCAGCACTAGCTCCGCTCCAGCCGCCTTCCCTGTAGCCCATTTTTCCatcggggtggaataaattttatgtgcgccaaggcacgTACACCACCATTAGAAAGCAcacctgggggcgctctgctaatcagctgggcagcacctgtagctctcctgggcggccgtCCAAGCGCTCAGCATGCAGGGAGCGTTGGCTGGGAGGCTCCCTGCAGGGCATGGGCCAGGTAACTATGGGTGGGGGGCACCTTTTTAGGGAGGTCCCAGCTCCCAGTGGCAGCAGGTTGGGGCATCTAAAGGCCCTTAGTCTCCTTGAGACTCTCTGCCCTCGGAGCACGGCTGGGGCAGTGCCCGTCGGAGCCAAGCCCTGGTCCCGGCAGAGATTTGTGGTCCCccaggagcagaatttggcccttcgCTAATCTCAGCCCTTGGGGTCCTGGTatgagctgctgcccctcctgttACGTCCCTGGAGGAAACAGGCCCCCAGGACAGACGGAGAGGTTGTTCTGGACCGGCTGTAGAGGGGTGGTGAGGGCCAGTTCCCGGGGCCGCCTCCCGGCCACGGCGCAGTGGAGACGACGCGCCCTGTGCTCCCGCAGGTGGCCTTCGAGTCTCATCCTCACCTGAGGGCTTCTGCCGTCTCCTCCTCTCTGCCAGCCGTCCCCGGCGGGAAACCGTAAGTGCCGCCCTGCGCGCGTGACTAACCCACGCGCCTCCTGGGTGGGGGCCCCGTCCCTTGTCGTGGCACCCGGACCACGTCACAGAGACGGAAGgagtctcccctgcagctgcctgttagCTCCCACCGGAGCAGCTCCTGCACTAACCAGGTTTGAGCCCACCTGTGGGCGTTTACACGAAGGGGAGGACGCAGGtggcctgggagcccagctcaccCCGGTGCAGGGCAGaatccagctcagctccaggcaggggagcGGTGGCTGTACACGGGCCTGGGCCAcgctgcagctggcaggcaggctagtcccagtggcaggaggggcctgggtctctgcccctggaaggggcggggccacaggaaaaggggcggggcttggggcagtcagtgctgagcccccccgccccccgcagcgctCCCTTTGAGCTGCCCTCAGAACCGCATGTGGTGCCCAGTGCTTCGGCCTCTGCAGCAGGGAACTCAGGGCCCCTTTGACAGGctgagccctggagcagctgcccctttctcccaccctccGTCAGCGGGCCGGTAGTTAGGCTCTGCTGTGACGCTGCGGCTCCCTGGGCTCCATTCCCGGCTCTGCCCCGACTCCTTCGGGGAGCTGCTGCCGAGCTCTcagactcagtttccccagcggGACATCAGCCCGGATGGCAAGGCTGGGGGAGGCCGAGCTATTGCTTCAGCTGTGGGGCGAGGTACCGAGCTGGCTAGAGaggcccctggctccagccccgctTCTCCGGCTGGGGAAGCCCGAAGCGCAGCCAGCTAGAAGCTCCAGACGCCCTGACGGGGAGCGTTAACGCCCAGCAAGGCTGCATCCCTTACCCGCTTCTCGCTGCAGCGCCTACTCCTTTCACGTGAGCGCCGAGGGGCAGATGCAGCCGGTGCCCTTCCCTCCTGACGCCCTCATCGGCACGGGCATCCCCCGGCACGCCCGCCAGCTCCACACCCTGACCCACGGCGAGGTGGTCTGCGCCGTCACCATCAGCAGCTCCACGCAGCACGTCTACACAGGGGGCAAGGGCTGCGTGAAGGTGTGGGACGTGGGGCAGGCCGGGGCCAAGACGCCGGTGgcgcagctggactgcctggtaaGGGGGACGGGGGGACGTCAGATCAGCTGTCGTGGGGCCCTGCAGAGTTCCTGGTTCCCCTTCGGGGCCGGGTCCCTGGCTGGCATGAGCCGCCCTTGCACCAGTGACGTCCGCTGAGGATCCGGCCTGGCGAGACGCACCAGAGGTGGTCGCTGGAATGCACTGGCGCAGCTCCTTCCCCGGGCGCCTGGAGTTCTCgtcttggctgggctgggctccgcCTCGGCCTCGCTTTGCCCCCCCCAGCAGACTTAGCCCAGTGCGCCGTGCGTGGGTGAAGCAGGGGTGGCTGGCCAGTCAGGGGGCGCCAGGAGCTGCGTGtcgtatatttatttttatcgaGCGAGATATGTATAGATATCTGTctggagagagaaaataaatatatcTATGGCTCAATGGCCTCcccggcacccccagcccccactctaaccccatctccctctcctcccccacagccaggcacccccagcccctgcccttgaTTCTGGTGGCTCACGAGAGATGCCCCCACCCCGCGTGTCTCCCCTCAAGCAGTGGGTCGCGTGAGCAGAGCAGCAGACTGCACTTCTGGTGCACGGCCCTGCGGAGACACATCAAACGGCTCAGAGTCACAGGTGGCTCAAGAGCTGCGGGTTGGCCACCTCTGGTGCAAAGCCCGGCCTTCCTGTCCCccgcctgcctcagtttcccccgtcGAGCTGGCAAAGGACCCTTGCCCCCGCCAGGCGTGAAATGGTTTTATAAGCGCTTGGCCATGGTTGTTTCTAGCCTGTTCCCCCCGCGCAGCTGGAATTGCTCCTGCCCCAGAAAATCCTCGtcaaaagcaaaagcaattaATAACTGAGCTGCCCCTGGGGCCCGGCTCTTTCGCTGAGGGCTTTAAATGCCTGTATAGAAAATGCATAAGCCCCATGGAACTTCCTTAAGCCCCCAGCAAAAGTACCAGTATCCCTGTGCcacggggctggggctgcttccgCCAGACTGGGTGCTGGGTGTGCTGGAGGGTGGTTTTGCTGGCCCTGGGACGTGCCCGGAGCTCCTTGCGCTTTGCACTGCCTGAAGAAGCTGTTCTCTGGCCCTCCCATGTTGCAGAAGCCCTGACAGGTGATACAATGGAGGGTAAAACAGGCTGGGCTCTCTAAGGGGGCGCTGGTCTCTGGGGGACAACGAGGCATTGGCTGGGGCTTCAGGAGTTCTGGGTttaactcccagctctgccactgactccctgcGTGGCCTTGGGTGAGTCAGTTAATTGCCCTGAGCCTCAGTTACTTCCTAGGGTGGGAACCCCTGGGGGGGCGGAGCCCAGCCTTTGTCCTGTGAACGAGCTGCTGCTTCGGAGTGAGGTAGAAATAGCTACAAGGCCTGGGGCGCTTTagccccagctgctgagccctgcaGGGTGAATTCCCTTGGTCTCCACTGAAGCCCGGGCCCAggtgtcccctccctgcaggtgacagctgcaggctgctggggtcTGAGCCAAAGACGGGGGAGATTTTGCACGGACCCTTCATGGGCGCTGGTCCAGGGCtcacccccgcccagcccagtgACTGGCTTCCTGGCTGCTCCTTCCCAGAACCGGGACAACTACATCCGCTCCTGCAAGCTCCTGCCGGACGGGCGCAGCCTCATCGTGGGGGGCGAGGCCAGCACCTTGTCCATCTGGGACCTGGCCGCGCCCACCCCCCGCATCAAGGCGGAGCTGACCTCCTCGGCGCCAGCCTGCTACGCCCTGGCCATCAGCCCCGACGCCAAGGTCTGCTTCTCCTGCTGCAGCGACGGCAACATTGTGGTGTGGGACCTGCAGAACCAGACCATGGTCAGGTGAGCGCCGGGGCTTGCCAGCCCCCCTTCCCAGGACGCAATGGGGCACGGTGAGAGAGgggaggtgccgcaggaccctgccctggctcctgacGGCTGGTCTGGCCCCTCCAGGCAGTTCCAGGGTCACACGGACGGCGCCAGCTGCATCGATATCTCCAATTATGGCACCAAGCTGTGGACGGGGGGCCTGGATAACACCGTGCGGTGCTGGGACCTGCGGGAGGGACGCCAGCTGCAGCAACACGACTTCAGCTCCCAGGTGAGTGGGCCACCGGCCACCGCAGAGCCCACGCGGATGCGGGAGGCCCCTGCGCTGCGCtagcccctcccctgcacagctgGCCGGGCCGGGACCCATTTCCTGGTGCCTgattctgcctcctccccagatcTTCTCGCTGGGCTACTGCCCCTCGGGGGAGTGGCTGGCGGTCGGCATGGAGAGCAGCAACGTGGAGATCCTGCACGTGGCCAAGCCGGAGAAGTACCAGCTCCACCTGCACGAGAGTTGCGTCCTCTCCCTCAAGTTCGCCTCCTGCGGTAGGCGCGCGCGCAAGGCGGAGAtacacactcaggggctgcagggcctaGTGGgtagggcagcagctgggactcaggaggcGGCTTCtgttctgggctctgctgctggcagccttGGGCAAGTCGCTGCTTCCGTGCCCCAGTTTCCCCACCCACGCTTGGTCCCAagctccctggggctgtctgtgcaGCCCTGGCGACCTGGCCTTGGTCCTTGGCTGAAGTTGCTGCTAACCATGCGGAGCTCTGCCAGAGGGTTTACCGGGCCAGCTGCACCTCTGCACTTACAGGCAGCTGGAAGTTTGTGCTGCCTGTGCTGGGTTTGAGCTGCCCCTGGTGCATCGCCCTGCGCTCAAAGCGCAGCTTGTGGGGAGCTGTGGCATTCCCCACGTCTGATCCCTGGGCAGCATCTCACCCACGCCTGCTCCAGCCCCGCTGACGCCTCGGACTCTCCCGCTGCAGGTAAATGGTTCGTGAGCACAGGGAAAGACAATCTGCTCAATGCCTGGAGGACGCCCTATGGAGCCAGCATCTTCCAGGTAGGGAAGGGAACGCTGCTGGGACGGTTAAATCCCTCGCTCTGCTCACCCCTGGGAGAAGGCACCACTGCCCTGGACTCAGCCTTTGGTCCCCATTCTGGGGGAGtcgtgtacaggttgaacctctctaatctggcatcctcgggacctgatccgtgccaaaccagagaatctgccggaccacaggaggtcaatattgccttgcacattaccaacccttccacagtttactgggctctgaggagacatttaggggtaaattacagctaaataacagcctggaacacagagccaggactggtggttggaaacaaactttctgggaccataggaaacttggccacacccatgagaagtggttgtccTGCTAACTCCAATCCAgacgttgctggacaagagagttccggattagagaggttcaacccgtgtAACTTTGTCGTCGGAAAGGGGTCGTGGTGCAGTGGCGTTTGAAAGCCCCTGCTCGAGTCTGACCTGCGCAATGCGGCAGCCAGGTGTGTCCTGAGTCAAGCCCCAGtgggcacagagcagctgggcaggaggcagcttTGGCTTGGGTTTAATGGCCTTTGGCTCCAGCCGTCCCCGTCCCAGTGGCTCCGGGGCAGCATGTTTGCGCCCAGCGGTGCTATAAGCTGGGCATTTtgagcagcagctctggagacaTTCCCATACTGCCTAGCTGGGGAGCCGaacgcccacagctaggtttgggGCTCTACCGGTGGTGCGTGTTCACTCCTGCCTTGGCGCGCAgccatttattctgcacatggatggaaaagattacagggGCTGTTGGCTGAGGCTCATTCTGGGATGAGTTAAAATTGGAGCCCCCCAGTCTTCTTTGCCATGGGGCTGCCTGGCCCCCTCTTGTAATCCCACCCCAGGGGGTCCtaacctgccctccccccgctcTCTCCTAGTCCAAAGAGTCCTCGTCGGTGCTAAGCTGCGACATCTCCATCAATGACAAGTTCATTGTCACTGGCTCCGGAGACAAGAAGGCCACGGTCTACGAAGTGGTGTACTGAAGTGCGTGCATGGGGGGGCCTTAGACCTGTCCTCCCGCAAGGGCTGGCTCGGAGGGGCCGGGTTCAAGTTGTACCTCGAACAACTCCGACCCCACGCGGGGCAGCTTTTCCAACCCCCGGCCGAGGCCTTGGGTCGGCTGCGGG from Carettochelys insculpta isolate YL-2023 chromosome 27, ASM3395843v1, whole genome shotgun sequence encodes:
- the TLE2 gene encoding transducin-like enhancer protein 2 isoform X3, coding for MYPQGRHPTPLQSGQPFKFSILEICDRIKEEFQFLQAQYHSLKLECEKLASEKTEMQRHYVMYYEMSYGLNIEMHKQHQQQVMQAMERAKQVTMGELNSIIGQQQLQHLSHHVPPIPLTPHPSGMQPSSLASASGLLALSGALAAQSQLAAKEDRGAQEAENNRECTPSRSISASPPESLQDEERLSGAGVKRKREEKDLPGRYDSDGDKSDYNLVVDEDPPSEPSSPAQAPSAKLPPARRDMPESPASLASSRSTTPLRLKEQSLNDGSANTPASKSSSSSPPRDSLTPGPGPSSASHLRQLSSKLPATDTITLRSPLSVPSTYTSSFGMVPHATINGELAAPSTYVSIHLSPQVSGTVMYGRSPLVAFESHPHLRASAVSSSLPAVPGGKPAYSFHVSAEGQMQPVPFPPDALIGTGIPRHARQLHTLTHGEVVCAVTISSSTQHVYTGGKGCVKVWDVGQAGAKTPVAQLDCLNRDNYIRSCKLLPDGRSLIVGGEASTLSIWDLAAPTPRIKAELTSSAPACYALAISPDAKVCFSCCSDGNIVVWDLQNQTMVRQFQGHTDGASCIDISNYGTKLWTGGLDNTVRCWDLREGRQLQQHDFSSQIFSLGYCPSGEWLAVGMESSNVEILHVAKPEKYQLHLHESCVLSLKFASCGKWFVSTGKDNLLNAWRTPYGASIFQSKESSSVLSCDISINDKFIVTGSGDKKATVYEVVY
- the TLE2 gene encoding transducin-like enhancer protein 2 isoform X4 is translated as MYPQGRHPTPLQSGQPFKFSILEICDRIKEEFQFLQAQYHSLKLECEKLASEKTEMQRHYVMYYEMSYGLNIEMHKQHQQQVMQAMERAKQVTMGELNSIIGQQLQHLSHHVPPIPLTPHPSGMQPSSLASASGLLALSGALAAQSQLAAKEDRGAQEAENNRECTPSRSISASPPESLQDEERLSGAGVKRKREEKDLPGRYDSDGDKSDYNLVVDEDPPSEPSSPAQAPSAKLPPARRDMPESPASLASSRSTTPLRLKEQSLNDGSANTPASKSSSSSPPRDSLTPGPGPSSASHLRQLSSKLPATDTITLRSPLSVPSTYTSSFGMVPHATINGELAAPSTYVSIHLSPQVSGTVMYGRSPLVAFESHPHLRASAVSSSLPAVPGGKPAYSFHVSAEGQMQPVPFPPDALIGTGIPRHARQLHTLTHGEVVCAVTISSSTQHVYTGGKGCVKVWDVGQAGAKTPVAQLDCLNRDNYIRSCKLLPDGRSLIVGGEASTLSIWDLAAPTPRIKAELTSSAPACYALAISPDAKVCFSCCSDGNIVVWDLQNQTMVRQFQGHTDGASCIDISNYGTKLWTGGLDNTVRCWDLREGRQLQQHDFSSQIFSLGYCPSGEWLAVGMESSNVEILHVAKPEKYQLHLHESCVLSLKFASCGKWFVSTGKDNLLNAWRTPYGASIFQSKESSSVLSCDISINDKFIVTGSGDKKATVYEVVY
- the TLE2 gene encoding transducin-like enhancer protein 2 isoform X1, giving the protein MYPQGRHPTPLQSGQPFKFSILEICDRIKEEFQFLQAQYHSLKLECEKLASEKTEMQRHYVMYYEMSYGLNIEMHKQAEIVKRLSAICAQIIPFLTQEHQQQVMQAMERAKQVTMGELNSIIGQQQLQHLSHHVPPIPLTPHPSGMQPSSLASASGLLALSGALAAQSQLAAKEDRGAQEAENNRECTPSRSISASPPESLQDEERLSGAGVKRKREEKDLPGRYDSDGDKSDYNLVVDEDPPSEPSSPAQAPSAKLPPARRDMPESPASLASSRSTTPLRLKEQSLNDGSANTPASKSSSSSPPRDSLTPGPGPSSASHLRQLSSKLPATDTITLRSPLSVPSTYTSSFGMVPHATINGELAAPSTYVSIHLSPQVSGTVMYGRSPLVAFESHPHLRASAVSSSLPAVPGGKPAYSFHVSAEGQMQPVPFPPDALIGTGIPRHARQLHTLTHGEVVCAVTISSSTQHVYTGGKGCVKVWDVGQAGAKTPVAQLDCLNRDNYIRSCKLLPDGRSLIVGGEASTLSIWDLAAPTPRIKAELTSSAPACYALAISPDAKVCFSCCSDGNIVVWDLQNQTMVRQFQGHTDGASCIDISNYGTKLWTGGLDNTVRCWDLREGRQLQQHDFSSQIFSLGYCPSGEWLAVGMESSNVEILHVAKPEKYQLHLHESCVLSLKFASCGKWFVSTGKDNLLNAWRTPYGASIFQSKESSSVLSCDISINDKFIVTGSGDKKATVYEVVY
- the TLE2 gene encoding transducin-like enhancer protein 2 isoform X2 — its product is MYPQGRHPTPLQSGQPFKFSILEICDRIKEEFQFLQAQYHSLKLECEKLASEKTEMQRHYVMYYEMSYGLNIEMHKQAEIVKRLSAICAQIIPFLTQEHQQQVMQAMERAKQVTMGELNSIIGQQLQHLSHHVPPIPLTPHPSGMQPSSLASASGLLALSGALAAQSQLAAKEDRGAQEAENNRECTPSRSISASPPESLQDEERLSGAGVKRKREEKDLPGRYDSDGDKSDYNLVVDEDPPSEPSSPAQAPSAKLPPARRDMPESPASLASSRSTTPLRLKEQSLNDGSANTPASKSSSSSPPRDSLTPGPGPSSASHLRQLSSKLPATDTITLRSPLSVPSTYTSSFGMVPHATINGELAAPSTYVSIHLSPQVSGTVMYGRSPLVAFESHPHLRASAVSSSLPAVPGGKPAYSFHVSAEGQMQPVPFPPDALIGTGIPRHARQLHTLTHGEVVCAVTISSSTQHVYTGGKGCVKVWDVGQAGAKTPVAQLDCLNRDNYIRSCKLLPDGRSLIVGGEASTLSIWDLAAPTPRIKAELTSSAPACYALAISPDAKVCFSCCSDGNIVVWDLQNQTMVRQFQGHTDGASCIDISNYGTKLWTGGLDNTVRCWDLREGRQLQQHDFSSQIFSLGYCPSGEWLAVGMESSNVEILHVAKPEKYQLHLHESCVLSLKFASCGKWFVSTGKDNLLNAWRTPYGASIFQSKESSSVLSCDISINDKFIVTGSGDKKATVYEVVY